The proteins below are encoded in one region of Effusibacillus dendaii:
- the plsY gene encoding glycerol-3-phosphate 1-O-acyltransferase PlsY, translated as MLLYFLAILLGYLLGSISFSYLIGRITMNIDIREHGSGNAGATNTLRVLGKKAAIFVLLGDVLKGVVAVWIGYLLTHSEEGLALAGLASIVGHNWPVYFGFRGGKGVATTIGVMISIVPTASLYAGIVAILILLITRMVSVFSLLFQTILPIAIWLSGAPSVYFWSSIVTAVLSYWRHRSNIVRILEGKESRIGKSK; from the coding sequence TTGTTGCTGTACTTTTTAGCGATTTTATTGGGTTACCTTCTCGGATCGATTTCATTCAGCTATCTGATCGGACGTATTACGATGAACATCGATATCCGGGAACACGGCTCGGGGAATGCGGGTGCGACCAATACGCTCCGTGTATTAGGGAAAAAAGCAGCAATCTTTGTACTGTTGGGGGATGTGCTGAAAGGAGTGGTCGCTGTCTGGATCGGTTATCTGTTGACTCATTCGGAAGAGGGTCTGGCATTGGCAGGTTTGGCTTCCATTGTGGGTCATAACTGGCCGGTTTATTTCGGTTTTCGCGGCGGAAAAGGAGTGGCCACTACAATTGGCGTAATGATTTCCATTGTGCCCACGGCTTCCTTGTATGCAGGAATTGTCGCCATTTTGATTTTGCTGATTACACGCATGGTATCCGTTTTTTCATTGTTGTTCCAAACCATTCTGCCTATTGCCATCTGGTTGTCTGGCGCCCCGAGCGTTTATTTTTGGAGCTCAATCGTAACGGCTGTCTTGTCATACTGGCGGCACCGCTCCAACATTGTCCGCATTTTGGAGGGCAAGGAGAGCCGGATTGGAAAATCAAAATGA
- a CDS encoding NAD(P)H-dependent glycerol-3-phosphate dehydrogenase → MDRSVAVIGAGSWGTALAMVLADNGCKVSLWARRQEVVDEILSEHTNSRYLPGVKLPDSIVASTDLEFVLEGTNQVLVVTPSLAFRETIKQMSPFIKPGIKLLHATKGFDSQNLERLSQVIEQEIPQLHPFDMAVLSGPSHAEEVSRRSPTTVVVASEKQATAELFQDLLMNAYFRVYTNPDVIGTELGGALKNIIALGVGFSDGLEFGDNARAALITRGLTEISRLGVSMGAAQMTFAGLAGVGDLIVTCTSKHSRNWRTGFQLAQGKKLEEALASMNMVVEGVNATKAAYQLAERHQVVMPITFAIYSVLFEGKRIRQAVEELMGRGKTHEIEEVARLSMKWKS, encoded by the coding sequence ATGGATCGTTCGGTAGCAGTTATAGGGGCTGGCAGTTGGGGCACCGCACTGGCAATGGTTTTGGCTGACAACGGATGTAAGGTATCGTTATGGGCAAGAAGACAGGAAGTGGTCGATGAAATTTTATCAGAGCACACCAATTCCAGGTATTTACCGGGTGTTAAACTGCCCGATTCGATTGTTGCGTCGACCGATTTGGAATTTGTGTTAGAGGGAACGAACCAAGTGCTGGTGGTGACCCCATCTCTAGCGTTTCGTGAAACGATCAAACAAATGTCGCCTTTTATCAAACCGGGAATCAAACTCCTCCATGCGACAAAAGGGTTTGACAGCCAGAATCTGGAACGTTTGAGCCAAGTGATCGAGCAGGAAATTCCGCAGCTGCATCCTTTCGATATGGCGGTGCTGTCAGGCCCCAGCCATGCGGAGGAAGTATCTCGCCGTTCCCCCACAACGGTCGTAGTGGCGAGCGAGAAGCAGGCGACGGCAGAATTGTTTCAGGATCTGTTGATGAACGCCTATTTTCGCGTTTATACCAATCCGGATGTAATCGGTACCGAATTGGGAGGGGCTTTAAAAAATATTATCGCGCTTGGTGTCGGGTTTTCAGATGGATTGGAATTTGGCGATAACGCGAGAGCAGCCTTGATTACACGGGGACTGACGGAAATTTCGAGACTTGGAGTCAGCATGGGGGCGGCGCAAATGACATTTGCCGGTCTGGCAGGAGTCGGGGATTTGATCGTCACCTGTACGTCGAAACACAGCCGCAATTGGCGAACCGGCTTTCAATTGGCGCAGGGAAAGAAGCTGGAAGAGGCGCTGGCCTCTATGAATATGGTGGTGGAAGGTGTCAATGCTACAAAAGCGGCCTACCAACTTGCGGAAAGACATCAGGTCGTCATGCCGATCACATTTGCCATTTACAGCGTCTTGTTTGAAGGGAAACGCATCCGGCAGGCAGTAGAAGAATTGATGGGGCGAGGCAAAACCCACGAAATTGAGGAAGTTGCCCGTTTGTCAATGAAATGGAAATCATAG
- the gcvH gene encoding glycine cleavage system protein GcvH, producing the protein MANLPSELKYSKEHEWVRVEGNKAYIGITDFAQSELGDIVFVELPDAGDEVQANSTFGTVESVKTVSDLYAPVSGTILEVNESLADSPEKVNESPYNDGWMLVVEMKDPSELDKLLTADQYADVIKG; encoded by the coding sequence ATGGCAAATCTGCCGAGTGAACTCAAATATTCAAAAGAACATGAATGGGTTCGTGTGGAAGGCAATAAAGCGTACATAGGCATCACCGATTTTGCCCAGTCGGAGCTCGGAGATATTGTGTTTGTGGAACTGCCGGATGCGGGAGATGAAGTGCAGGCGAACTCGACGTTTGGTACCGTAGAGTCGGTGAAAACCGTATCGGATCTTTATGCGCCTGTCAGCGGAACGATCCTGGAAGTAAACGAATCGTTGGCTGATTCACCGGAAAAGGTGAATGAATCTCCTTATAATGACGGTTGGATGCTGGTTGTTGAGATGAAAGATCCATCTGAACTGGATAAGTTGCTGACAGCCGATCAATACGCTGACGTGATCAAAGGGTAA
- a CDS encoding lipoate--protein ligase family protein, translating to METWRLLPTGRFSAAENMALDEAVLMAHSEGIVPPTVRFYGWNPPALSIGYFQSISEVDFTALQSKHIGFVRRPTGGRAVLHDQELTYSIVVSESHPDLPSSVNESYRVLAMGLLEGFRNLGLSAEMITLGTEAEQKRHESPGSAACFDAPSWYELVVEGRKVTGSAQTRQKGVVLQHGAILLDLDVDLLFSVLYFSSVKLRERLKSAFRERAVSIRQLAGRTVSFEEAEMAFRSGFEAGLGVRLLPGELTEREKQLAAELVRTKYGTADWNEKR from the coding sequence TTGGAAACTTGGCGTTTATTACCAACCGGCCGTTTTTCAGCGGCAGAAAATATGGCGTTAGATGAGGCTGTTTTAATGGCGCACAGCGAGGGGATCGTACCGCCAACCGTCCGATTTTACGGATGGAACCCGCCTGCTCTGTCAATTGGATATTTCCAAAGTATTTCGGAAGTTGATTTTACAGCCCTACAGTCCAAACATATCGGATTTGTCCGGAGACCCACCGGGGGTCGTGCCGTTTTGCACGACCAAGAGTTGACCTATTCGATCGTGGTGTCCGAATCTCATCCGGATCTGCCTTCTTCTGTCAATGAATCGTACCGCGTTTTGGCGATGGGGCTGCTGGAAGGGTTTCGCAATCTGGGGTTGTCCGCCGAAATGATTACACTAGGTACAGAGGCGGAACAGAAACGGCATGAATCTCCCGGTTCAGCGGCCTGTTTCGATGCACCTTCCTGGTATGAATTGGTGGTTGAGGGCCGCAAGGTAACAGGCAGCGCCCAAACACGGCAAAAAGGTGTGGTGTTGCAGCACGGCGCGATTTTACTCGATTTGGATGTGGATCTCCTGTTTTCCGTTCTGTATTTTTCCTCGGTCAAACTGCGGGAACGGCTGAAATCCGCTTTTAGGGAAAGGGCGGTCTCCATTCGCCAATTGGCGGGCAGAACCGTTTCCTTTGAAGAGGCGGAAATGGCGTTTCGGTCCGGTTTTGAAGCAGGGTTGGGCGTTCGTTTGCTGCCCGGTGAGCTGACGGAGAGGGAAAAACAGTTGGCGGCAGAACTGGTCCGTACAAAATACGGCACGGCCGACTGGAATGAAAAAAGATGA
- the spoIVA gene encoding stage IV sporulation protein A — MEKIDIFKDIAERTGGDIYLGVVGPVRTGKSTFIKKFMELIVLPNIADEADRLRATDELPQSAAGRTIMTTEPKFIPNQAVEIHVAEGLDINIRVVDCVGYAVEGARGYEDESGPRMVSTPWFEDPIPFQEAAEVGTRKVIADHSTIGLVITTDGTIAEIPRESYVDAEERVVNELRELGKPFVMVINSTHPHAPETEALRAELNEKYDIPVVAMSVATMNQDDIMLVLREALYEFPVHEVNVNLPSWVMVLDSDHWLRKNYEECVRDTVEDIRRLRDIDRVVAAFNDYDFISRAALARMDMGQGIADIDLSAPDELYDMVLTEIVGVEIRGKDHLLQLMKDFTTAKREYDKVAEALRMVKLTGYGIAPPVLEEMTLDEPELIRQGSRFGVRLRATAPSIHMIRVDVESEFAPIVGTEKQSEELVRYLMQDFEEDPLKIWDSDIFGKSLSAIVREGISAKLAMMPENAQYKLKETLERIINEGSGGLIAIIL; from the coding sequence GTGGAAAAGATTGATATTTTTAAAGATATTGCGGAACGGACTGGTGGGGATATCTATCTCGGCGTAGTAGGCCCTGTTCGTACCGGTAAATCTACATTCATCAAAAAGTTTATGGAACTGATTGTGCTCCCGAACATCGCCGATGAAGCAGACCGCTTGCGGGCTACTGACGAATTGCCGCAAAGCGCGGCAGGACGGACTATTATGACGACAGAACCGAAATTTATCCCCAATCAAGCAGTTGAAATTCATGTGGCGGAAGGGCTTGATATCAATATTCGTGTTGTCGATTGTGTCGGTTATGCGGTTGAAGGCGCACGCGGATACGAAGACGAAAGCGGTCCCCGCATGGTCAGCACTCCTTGGTTCGAAGATCCGATTCCGTTCCAGGAAGCGGCTGAAGTGGGCACACGCAAGGTAATTGCCGATCATTCGACGATCGGACTGGTGATTACAACAGACGGCACGATTGCAGAAATTCCCCGTGAATCCTATGTGGATGCGGAAGAACGGGTTGTTAACGAATTAAGGGAATTGGGAAAACCGTTTGTAATGGTGATTAACTCCACCCACCCGCATGCACCGGAAACAGAAGCATTGCGTGCCGAATTGAATGAGAAATACGACATTCCGGTTGTTGCCATGTCGGTTGCCACCATGAACCAGGACGATATTATGCTGGTTTTGCGGGAAGCGTTGTATGAATTCCCGGTTCACGAAGTGAACGTGAACCTGCCTTCCTGGGTGATGGTGCTTGATTCGGATCACTGGCTTCGTAAAAATTATGAAGAGTGTGTTCGTGATACGGTAGAAGATATTCGCCGTTTGCGCGATATAGATCGCGTGGTAGCAGCTTTTAACGATTATGATTTTATCTCCCGGGCCGCTCTTGCGAGAATGGATATGGGGCAAGGTATTGCAGACATCGATCTGTCTGCTCCCGATGAACTGTATGATATGGTTTTGACTGAAATCGTAGGCGTCGAAATCCGCGGCAAAGACCATTTGTTGCAGTTGATGAAAGACTTTACGACTGCCAAACGGGAATATGACAAAGTAGCGGAAGCGCTTCGTATGGTAAAACTAACCGGTTATGGCATTGCACCGCCCGTTTTGGAGGAAATGACGCTTGACGAACCGGAACTGATCCGTCAGGGATCCCGTTTCGGAGTCCGACTGCGGGCAACCGCTCCGTCTATTCATATGATTCGGGTCGATGTGGAATCTGAATTTGCTCCGATTGTCGGGACGGAAAAACAAAGCGAAGAACTGGTTCGCTATTTGATGCAAGACTTTGAAGAAGATCCGTTGAAAATCTGGGATAGCGACATTTTTGGAAAATCGTTGTCTGCGATTGTGCGTGAAGGAATTTCTGCAAAATTGGCGATGATGCCGGAAAATGCCCAATATAAGCTGAAGGAAACGCTGGAACGGATCATCAATGAAGGCAGCGGAGGTTTAATCGCGATCATATTGTAA
- a CDS encoding VOC family protein, translated as MGNSNQKITTFLMFSGQAEEAMNFYTSVFDQSEIISITRYGANEAGKEGTVLQAAFSLNGQLFRCIDSSVTHEFTFTPAISLYVACDTEDEIERYFKQLSQDGTVLMPLSAYPFSQKYGWVTDKYGVSWQLNLAKN; from the coding sequence GTGGGAAACTCAAATCAAAAAATCACGACTTTTTTAATGTTCTCCGGCCAGGCTGAAGAGGCTATGAATTTTTACACATCTGTCTTTGATCAATCAGAAATTATTAGCATTACTCGCTATGGAGCGAATGAAGCCGGCAAAGAGGGAACCGTGCTGCAAGCCGCGTTTTCGCTAAACGGCCAACTGTTTAGGTGTATAGATAGCAGCGTTACGCATGAATTTACATTTACTCCTGCAATATCACTGTATGTAGCCTGTGATACCGAAGACGAGATTGAACGATACTTTAAGCAGCTATCTCAAGATGGCACCGTTTTAATGCCGTTATCAGCGTATCCATTTAGTCAAAAATATGGTTGGGTTACAGACAAATACGGCGTATCCTGGCAGCTTAACCTCGCAAAGAACTGA
- a CDS encoding HU family DNA-binding protein: MNKTDLVTAVAEKSELTKKDATRAVDAVFESIMEALANGDKVQLIGFGNFETRERAARKGRNPQTGEEIEISASKVPTFRAGKAFKDAIK, from the coding sequence ATGAATAAGACAGATCTTGTTACAGCAGTGGCCGAAAAATCGGAACTGACTAAAAAAGATGCGACAAGAGCAGTCGATGCTGTTTTTGAATCGATTATGGAAGCATTGGCGAATGGAGATAAAGTACAACTGATCGGGTTCGGCAATTTTGAAACCAGAGAACGGGCCGCCCGAAAAGGAAGAAATCCTCAGACAGGCGAGGAAATCGAAATTTCTGCCAGCAAGGTACCGACCTTCCGGGCAGGAAAAGCGTTCAAAGATGCAATCAAGTAA
- a CDS encoding PspA/IM30 family protein, with product MGILKRVRDLVSANLHEAFDQLENPVVMIKHYIRDLEKEIDHAETVLARQEAAEQMFTRLVTETEARVEKRLRQAKLAVETGEEDMAKLALADKLEAEAKLAEYRQQVDVIREQTLRLRGQLEELWAKYQELESRKVYLVSRAAAAQSIRQMNCVMDTVDTKSAVKGFERMEERVRMMELQASIRTGRARKTGLVSQVGERELQERLQIELEKLKAESR from the coding sequence ATGGGAATCTTAAAACGTGTGCGTGATCTGGTGTCGGCAAATCTGCATGAGGCGTTCGATCAGTTGGAAAATCCGGTTGTGATGATCAAGCACTACATACGCGACCTGGAGAAAGAAATTGACCATGCGGAAACGGTGCTTGCGCGCCAGGAAGCGGCGGAGCAAATGTTTACGCGTCTGGTCACTGAGACGGAAGCGCGGGTGGAGAAACGATTGCGGCAGGCGAAGCTGGCGGTAGAGACGGGGGAAGAAGACATGGCAAAACTGGCGCTCGCAGACAAATTGGAGGCGGAAGCCAAACTTGCTGAGTACCGACAACAAGTAGACGTCATCCGTGAGCAAACGCTGCGACTGCGTGGACAGTTGGAAGAACTGTGGGCAAAGTATCAAGAACTGGAAAGCCGGAAAGTGTATCTGGTATCACGGGCGGCAGCCGCACAGTCAATTCGGCAGATGAACTGCGTGATGGATACGGTCGACACAAAAAGCGCTGTAAAAGGATTCGAACGTATGGAAGAACGCGTGCGGATGATGGAGTTGCAGGCGTCTATCAGAACCGGACGAGCCCGAAAGACAGGACTGGTTTCTCAGGTTGGCGAACGCGAGTTGCAGGAGCGTCTGCAAATCGAATTGGAGAAATTGAAAGCAGAGAGCAGATAG
- a CDS encoding DUF1540 domain-containing protein, whose amino-acid sequence MPNGVKCGVEECIFNDKDRNCTADAIEVLSNGNEIVGTTKGTRCATFEFERHDNRYGATVR is encoded by the coding sequence ATGCCAAACGGAGTGAAGTGTGGCGTCGAAGAGTGCATTTTTAACGATAAAGACCGAAACTGTACAGCAGATGCCATTGAGGTGTTGTCAAACGGCAATGAAATTGTCGGTACAACAAAAGGAACTCGCTGCGCCACGTTTGAATTTGAACGCCACGACAACCGGTATGGTGCGACTGTAAGATAA
- the mtrB gene encoding trp RNA-binding attenuation protein MtrB — MESGQDFFLVKAKENGVHVIGLTRGADTRFHHTEKLDKGEIMIAQFTEHTSAIKVRGKAVVMTKFGRIDTYSEDD; from the coding sequence ATGGAGAGCGGACAGGATTTCTTTCTTGTAAAAGCGAAAGAGAACGGTGTACATGTAATTGGATTGACACGGGGTGCGGATACCCGCTTCCATCATACAGAAAAATTGGACAAGGGCGAAATTATGATTGCCCAGTTTACGGAACATACATCTGCTATTAAGGTTCGCGGTAAAGCTGTGGTAATGACCAAGTTCGGACGGATTGATACATATTCGGAGGACGATTAA
- a CDS encoding heptaprenyl diphosphate synthase component 1 produces the protein MEKLLTERKDRESASLRMHKHALTQMSHRYLKQWLDTPIPEFFQLQTAAAILQTAGREEEEIELVTTVLLLIYHGLSTHENIDDQPTANQKSRQLKVLAGDYYSSKYFYLLAANGKIGLIGRFAQAIARINEAKAERIQLLPPNHSNIETYLALHERIDGELLYVLCAEYMQDEAVLSDIVRMLVYVQVLGLQYNQTKSMPLQVRNGISGLLYDRLKSGLAAVRSLLSSQSELVYDKFMAVCNYLDQLYCSQTIAVKGE, from the coding sequence ATGGAGAAACTGCTTACAGAGAGAAAAGACCGGGAATCTGCATCTCTTCGTATGCACAAGCATGCACTAACTCAAATGAGCCACCGTTACCTCAAACAGTGGCTGGATACTCCGATACCGGAATTTTTTCAATTGCAGACAGCGGCGGCTATTCTGCAAACGGCCGGTCGGGAAGAGGAAGAAATTGAACTGGTCACTACCGTTTTATTGCTTATTTATCATGGACTGTCAACACATGAAAATATAGATGATCAACCTACCGCTAACCAAAAGTCTCGACAGCTTAAAGTATTGGCTGGCGATTATTACTCCAGCAAATATTTTTATCTGCTGGCTGCAAATGGCAAAATCGGTCTAATCGGTCGATTTGCGCAAGCAATTGCCCGCATAAACGAGGCGAAGGCGGAGCGAATCCAACTGCTGCCGCCCAACCATTCCAATATTGAAACTTATCTGGCGCTGCACGAGCGGATAGACGGGGAACTTTTATATGTATTATGCGCGGAATATATGCAGGATGAGGCAGTTCTCAGCGATATCGTCCGGATGCTTGTATATGTGCAGGTATTGGGTCTTCAATACAATCAGACGAAAAGCATGCCGCTGCAGGTTAGAAACGGCATTTCAGGATTGTTGTATGACCGTTTGAAATCGGGGCTGGCGGCTGTTCGTTCGTTGTTGTCATCCCAATCGGAACTTGTCTACGATAAGTTTATGGCAGTCTGCAATTATCTGGATCAGCTTTATTGTTCGCAGACGATTGCAGTGAAAGGTGAATGA
- a CDS encoding demethylmenaquinone methyltransferase: MNQFSSKEEKVHYVFSRIAERYDLMNSVLSFRQHKVWRTYTMKRMNVRPGQSAIDVCTGTGDWAIALANAVGPNGRVVGVDFCEPMLEKGRAKVEQKGLSQNLELLYGNAMALNFPDNTFDYATIGFALRNVPDVLHVLREMTRVVKPGGMVVSLELSKPEWPPFRSLYYFYFDKILPRIGNAAAKDNISYSWLPESLKGFPGRLQLEEIFRQAGLERVESKPLTGGIAAMHIGYKPAR, encoded by the coding sequence ATGAATCAGTTTTCCTCCAAGGAAGAAAAAGTTCATTATGTATTCTCTCGCATCGCGGAACGATATGATTTGATGAACAGCGTACTCAGCTTCCGGCAGCATAAAGTATGGCGGACGTACACCATGAAACGGATGAATGTAAGACCTGGGCAGTCCGCTATTGATGTCTGCACCGGAACGGGTGATTGGGCGATCGCGCTGGCGAATGCAGTAGGGCCAAACGGCCGCGTTGTCGGTGTTGATTTTTGTGAGCCAATGCTGGAAAAAGGAAGAGCGAAAGTCGAGCAAAAAGGGCTTTCGCAAAATTTGGAACTGCTCTATGGAAACGCAATGGCACTGAACTTCCCGGATAATACGTTTGATTATGCGACAATTGGTTTTGCGTTGCGAAATGTACCGGATGTGTTGCATGTGCTCCGTGAAATGACCCGTGTGGTAAAACCGGGGGGCATGGTGGTGTCACTTGAATTGTCCAAACCGGAATGGCCGCCGTTTCGTTCGTTATATTACTTTTATTTCGACAAAATTCTTCCTCGCATCGGGAATGCGGCCGCAAAAGACAATATCTCTTACAGTTGGCTGCCGGAATCATTAAAAGGATTTCCGGGGCGGCTTCAATTGGAAGAGATATTTCGGCAGGCTGGACTGGAACGGGTGGAGTCAAAACCGTTGACGGGCGGCATTGCTGCCATGCATATCGGATATAAACCGGCACGATAA
- a CDS encoding polyprenyl synthetase family protein, which yields MNLNDIYQHLKNDLDYMESWLDREVRSSQKDLEKASSHLLKAGGKRIRPVFVLLSGRFGTYDLEKLARVAAVLELIHMATLVHDDVIDDANTRRGIPTVRSEWGNRMAMYTGDFMFARALLLLSEIPKPEIHQVLSSAIVRVCEGEIEQVRDFYRLNQTFRNYLRRIKRKTAILMEVSCLLGGLVAEANPLHVKSLGRFGYYLGMSFQIIDDILDFTSTEQKLGKPVGADLLQGNITLPVLYALKCTPYDEQLRTLIRRNMTNDQLASAIQLVKQSGGIEYAKKVADLYLEKCIAELHRLPGGQPRDLLEGIARFTTVREF from the coding sequence ATGAACCTGAACGACATTTACCAACATCTTAAAAACGATCTTGATTACATGGAGTCCTGGTTAGACCGGGAAGTGCGTTCCAGTCAAAAAGATTTGGAAAAAGCGTCGTCACATCTTCTAAAAGCGGGCGGAAAACGAATCCGCCCGGTTTTCGTGTTGTTAAGCGGACGTTTCGGTACATACGATTTGGAAAAATTAGCCCGGGTGGCTGCCGTGTTGGAACTTATCCATATGGCCACTTTGGTGCATGATGATGTGATTGATGATGCCAATACGCGCCGTGGGATTCCCACAGTCCGTTCCGAATGGGGAAATCGAATGGCGATGTATACGGGCGATTTCATGTTCGCCCGGGCTCTGCTGCTGCTTTCTGAGATCCCGAAGCCCGAAATACACCAGGTTTTGTCTTCAGCCATCGTTCGAGTGTGCGAAGGCGAGATTGAACAGGTGCGCGATTTTTATCGGCTGAATCAAACTTTCCGAAACTATTTGCGCCGCATCAAACGCAAAACAGCCATTTTGATGGAAGTATCCTGTCTGTTGGGGGGATTGGTTGCGGAAGCGAATCCGCTCCATGTAAAAAGTTTAGGGCGGTTTGGTTATTATTTGGGGATGTCATTTCAAATTATTGATGATATCCTGGATTTTACCTCCACCGAACAGAAGCTGGGCAAGCCTGTAGGAGCAGATCTCCTGCAAGGAAACATCACGCTGCCGGTTCTCTATGCGCTGAAATGCACACCTTATGACGAACAGCTGCGAACATTGATTCGCCGCAATATGACCAATGACCAATTAGCTTCCGCGATTCAACTGGTCAAACAGTCAGGCGGAATCGAATATGCCAAAAAAGTCGCCGATCTTTACCTGGAAAAATGTATTGCGGAACTGCATCGTCTGCCGGGCGGACAACCGCGCGATTTGCTGGAAGGGATTGCTCGTTTTACGACAGTCCGCGAGTTTTAA
- the ndk gene encoding nucleoside-diphosphate kinase — MERSFLMVKPDGVQRGLIGEIVSRFEKKGFKLVNAKLMQVSRQLAEKHYEELKDKPFFGELVDFITSGPVFAMVWEGNNVISVSRAMMGKTNPAEAAPGTIRADYAVSVGMNIIHGSDSPENAKREIDLWFNGEVVSYEKTIDKWI; from the coding sequence ATGGAACGTTCTTTTTTAATGGTCAAACCGGATGGTGTGCAACGCGGATTGATCGGGGAAATCGTATCCCGTTTTGAAAAAAAGGGATTCAAGCTGGTGAATGCGAAACTGATGCAGGTATCGCGCCAGTTGGCAGAAAAGCACTATGAAGAGTTGAAGGACAAGCCTTTTTTTGGCGAGTTGGTTGATTTTATCACATCCGGTCCGGTTTTTGCGATGGTTTGGGAAGGCAACAATGTAATCAGCGTTTCCCGTGCCATGATGGGCAAAACCAATCCGGCAGAAGCGGCGCCTGGAACCATTCGTGCCGATTACGCTGTATCGGTGGGCATGAATATTATTCATGGCTCCGATTCGCCTGAGAACGCGAAACGGGAAATTGACCTTTGGTTTAACGGCGAAGTCGTGTCATACGAAAAAACGATCGATAAATGGATCTGA
- a CDS encoding CheR family methyltransferase, with protein sequence MIDNFDVFMGKIFKKTGIDLTKYKRPQMERRLTALRDKHGYRDFNAYFDAINQNESLYYEFLDRMTINVSEFFRNDNRWLVLAERIFPEFLKQKRKLKIWSAACSTGEEPYTIALILSRFLPPAEIEVLATDIDENAIVRAKTGVYHERSLTAVPHDLRKKYFTAKDGGMYEISSEIKRCVKFQKQNLLEDRFDTNFDLIVCRNVIIYFTEEAKDMLFHKFAAALRSGGILFVGSTEQIFNPQVYGFRTYDTFFYEKN encoded by the coding sequence ATGATTGACAACTTCGACGTATTTATGGGAAAAATTTTTAAAAAAACAGGCATCGATCTCACCAAATACAAACGTCCACAGATGGAACGCCGGTTAACCGCCCTGCGTGACAAACATGGATATCGCGATTTTAACGCGTATTTCGATGCAATCAATCAAAATGAATCGTTGTATTATGAATTTCTTGACCGGATGACGATTAACGTATCGGAATTTTTCCGCAACGATAACCGTTGGCTGGTGTTGGCGGAACGGATTTTCCCCGAATTTCTAAAACAAAAGCGGAAGCTGAAAATCTGGTCGGCCGCCTGTTCGACCGGCGAGGAACCGTACACGATTGCTTTGATTTTGAGCCGGTTTCTGCCGCCTGCAGAAATTGAAGTATTGGCAACCGATATTGATGAAAATGCAATAGTGAGGGCGAAGACAGGGGTCTACCACGAACGGTCCTTGACGGCGGTGCCGCACGATCTGCGGAAGAAATATTTTACTGCCAAGGATGGCGGTATGTATGAAATTTCCAGTGAAATCAAGCGGTGTGTAAAATTTCAAAAGCAGAATCTATTGGAAGACCGGTTTGATACGAATTTCGACCTGATCGTGTGCCGTAATGTGATTATTTATTTTACGGAAGAAGCGAAAGACATGCTGTTTCACAAATTTGCCGCTGCTTTGCGGTCAGGCGGGATTCTGTTTGTAGGTTCAACGGAACAGATTTTTAATCCGCAGGTATACGGCTTTCGTACATACGATACGTTCTTTTACGAGAAAAACTGA